The nucleotide sequence CGACAAGGGCGTGGTCCGCCCGATCATCTACCGCGCCTCGCTGTCGGAGATGTACGTGCCGTACGGCGACCCGAACCCGACGCACTGGAACAAGAACGTCTTCGACGAGGGCGAGTACGGCCTCGGCTGGCTGGCCAACTCCCTCGAGCTCGGTTGCGACTGCCTCGGCGAGATCCGGTACTTCGACGCGCTGGTCAACGACCAGGACGGCCAGCCGATGGTCATGAAGAACGCGATCTGCATGCACGAGGAGGACTACTCGATCGGCTGGAAGCACACCGACTTCCGCACCGAGCGCGCCCAGGTGCAGCGCAACCGGCGGCTCGTGGTGTCCTTCATCGCGACGGTCGGCAACTACGAGTACTGCTTCTACTGGAACTTCTACCTCGACGGCTCGATCGAGTTCGAGATCAAGCTGACCGGCATCCTGTCGCTGGGCGCCTTCGAGGAGGGCACCGAGCCGCCGCCGTTCGGGACGGTCGTCGCGCCCGGGCTGTACGCCCCGAACCACGAGCACTACTTCAGCGTGCGGATGGACATGCGCCTCGACGGCGAGCGCAACAACCTGTACGAGGTCGACTCGATCTCCGAGCCGGAGGGCGAGGGCAACCCGCACAACAACGCCTGGCGCGCGGTCAAGCGGCACCTCACCTCCGAGTCGGAGGCGCAGTGCATGCCCGACCCGCTGGCCGGCCGCACCTGGCTGGTCACCAGCGCCGACAAGACCAATCACGTCGGCCAGCCCACCGGCTACAAGATCGAGCCGGGCGCCTACTCCGCCCCGCTGTGGCGCGCCGGCTCCCAGCAGGCGGCGCGTGGCGGGTTCGCCACCAAGCAGCTGTGGGGCACGGCGTACGACCCGACGCAGATGTTCGCCGCCGGGCAGTACGTCGCCCAGAACCCCGGCGGCGACGGGCTCCCGCGCTACGTGGCGGGAGACCGCTCGCTCGTGGACTCCGACCTGGTGCTCTGGTACACGATGGGCGCGCACCACGTCGTGCGGCCGGAGGACTGGCCGGTCATGCCGACCAGCAAGGTCGCGATGCACCTGAAGCCGTTCGGCTTCTTCGCCGGCAACCCGATGCTCGACCTGCCGGCCGAGGACAAGAGCTGCCACAGCGACCACGGGACCTGCTGCGGCCAGGAGGGCGGAACCTGCCACTGCCGCCCGGTCGAGAGTGCGGAGGGGTGAGGTCATGAAGGAGTACGCGCTCGACGAGGTCGAGGCCCAGCACGAGGGCCACCCCGGCCTGCACGCCAACACCCTGAGCACCTTCGAGATGCTCGCGCAGTCGGTGGCCGGCATCGCGCCCAGCGCCGTCATGGCGACCGGCCCCGCGCTCGTCGCGCTGGGCGCCGGAGACTCCGTCCTGTACAGCTACATCGCCAGCACCATCGTGATGGTGCTCATCGGCTGGTGCGTCGCGCAGTTCGCGCGGCGCGAGGGCGAGGAGGCGACCCTGCTGTCCTACATCCAGCGGGCGCTCGGGCCCGGTGCCGGCTTCATCGGCGCGGTGGCGCTCGCCTTCGGCTACCTGCTGATCGCGATCGCCTGCCTGGCCGGCATCACGATGTACCTGGCGCCGCTGCTGGGCTGGGCGGGCGTCGACCCGGAGAGCACCACCTACCAGGTGATCCTCACCGTCGTCGTGATGGTGCTCGCCGCCGTCACGATGATCATCGGGGTGCACCTGTCCACCCGCTTCGCGATGGTGCTCGAGGTGCTGTCCATCATCGCGATCACCGTGGTGATCATCGCGGTGTTCGTCCGCCACGGGATCTCGGCCCGGCCGATGACGCCGTCCGACCTGGGACTCTCCGGCTTCACCAGCGGCATGGTGCTGGCGATCCTCGGATACGTCGGTTTCGAGTCCGCCGCGAACCTCGGCGTCGAGGCCCGCGACCCCGCGCACTCCGTGCCGCGGGCGGTCATCGGCAGTGCGACCATCGTCGGCGTCCTGTACTTCGTCAGCGCCTACGCGCAGCTCGAGGGCTTCGGCTCGGGGACCGCGATCACGCAGAGCGCCGCGCCGCTGAACGACCTCGCCGACAACAACGGCGTGGGCTGGA is from Cumulibacter manganitolerans and encodes:
- a CDS encoding primary-amine oxidase; its protein translation is MTTVNERRQAGTVTAHPLEPLTADEMAAATAIINAAPGWNDQTRFVYLELAEPPKEEVLAWTPGTDWNRCAAALLRDRKNRATYEVVVSLTDGDVVRWDTVEGVQPPMMFEEFMQCEEAVRSDARWQDAMRKRGVEDFELCMIDPWASGYTGPSDDPAKHRLARPLTFVRRSEHDNGYARPVEGLIVTVDLDDMTVIDVVDHGVVPLPPKAGNWYPELKLDDDNILGISEERAPLKPLEITQPDGPTFSVDGHHVTWSNWQLRLGFTPREGLVLYDVNYVDKGVVRPIIYRASLSEMYVPYGDPNPTHWNKNVFDEGEYGLGWLANSLELGCDCLGEIRYFDALVNDQDGQPMVMKNAICMHEEDYSIGWKHTDFRTERAQVQRNRRLVVSFIATVGNYEYCFYWNFYLDGSIEFEIKLTGILSLGAFEEGTEPPPFGTVVAPGLYAPNHEHYFSVRMDMRLDGERNNLYEVDSISEPEGEGNPHNNAWRAVKRHLTSESEAQCMPDPLAGRTWLVTSADKTNHVGQPTGYKIEPGAYSAPLWRAGSQQAARGGFATKQLWGTAYDPTQMFAAGQYVAQNPGGDGLPRYVAGDRSLVDSDLVLWYTMGAHHVVRPEDWPVMPTSKVAMHLKPFGFFAGNPMLDLPAEDKSCHSDHGTCCGQEGGTCHCRPVESAEG
- a CDS encoding APC family permease, encoding MKEYALDEVEAQHEGHPGLHANTLSTFEMLAQSVAGIAPSAVMATGPALVALGAGDSVLYSYIASTIVMVLIGWCVAQFARREGEEATLLSYIQRALGPGAGFIGAVALAFGYLLIAIACLAGITMYLAPLLGWAGVDPESTTYQVILTVVVMVLAAVTMIIGVHLSTRFAMVLEVLSIIAITVVIIAVFVRHGISARPMTPSDLGLSGFTSGMVLAILGYVGFESAANLGVEARDPAHSVPRAVIGSATIVGVLYFVSAYAQLEGFGSGTAITQSAAPLNDLADNNGVGWMGYLVDVGAVASFFACITGSLNAASRLMFQIARDGFLPTSFGRAHRVRMTPHRSIIVLSSLAAIIALVLMISEPTVIDVFGVSGTIGTFGYMLAYVLMALGIIAYSARRGHAVMLPAIIGLVSAAALVFVVVKSIQGAVDPPYSYLHWIFLAVVLLSAVWYLVGRGRNGGGGGIRSAGPPPEQEKVPA